One part of the Candidatus Diapherotrites archaeon genome encodes these proteins:
- a CDS encoding class I SAM-dependent methyltransferase produces MIEARVNFEDQMAWWEKPRDKRHPTHPAVQAFAQPKVAIISKETGLDGHSKVLDIGCGNGFFTHYFHEITPNVVGLDLSWVMLGSNENRSLIRGRAERLPFEDRSFDLVFCSNLLHHVETPLEVVKEMVRVSKKYVVLSEPNARNPLMYAFSFVVPEERGALKFTPAFLESVAHNAGLRELYLSEHGSIVPNKTPKWALPFFRPFNKEVGRGFYTIFIGDRMDSLEY; encoded by the coding sequence ATGATTGAAGCTCGCGTCAATTTTGAAGACCAAATGGCGTGGTGGGAGAAACCTCGTGATAAACGACATCCTACTCATCCCGCCGTGCAAGCTTTCGCCCAACCTAAAGTGGCGATCATTTCCAAAGAAACGGGGTTGGATGGCCATTCCAAGGTATTGGATATCGGGTGCGGTAATGGATTCTTCACCCATTATTTCCATGAGATCACCCCAAATGTGGTCGGGTTGGATTTGAGTTGGGTCATGTTGGGATCCAACGAAAACCGGTCACTAATACGGGGGCGTGCCGAAAGATTGCCGTTCGAGGATAGGAGTTTTGATTTGGTTTTCTGTTCCAATCTTCTTCACCATGTAGAAACTCCGCTGGAAGTGGTAAAAGAGATGGTACGCGTCTCCAAAAAATACGTTGTGCTATCCGAACCGAATGCGCGGAACCCATTGATGTATGCCTTCTCCTTTGTGGTACCTGAAGAACGGGGGGCACTCAAATTCACGCCCGCGTTTCTGGAGAGTGTCGCCCATAATGCCGGTTTACGAGAATTATATCTATCTGAACATGGGAGCATCGTTCCCAACAAAACACCCAAATGGGCATTGCCATTTTTTCGACCCTTCAACAAGGAAGTAGGTCGAGGATTCTATACTATTTTCATCGGCGACCGGATGGATTCCCTCGAATATTAG
- a CDS encoding glycosyltransferase family 2 protein: MVIDDHIIGHLSYNAQMMSMANPKTSIEKIELSIIIPAYNEEHGIFDTVGRVKKSLDRIHLNAEIIIIDDGSTDNTLEVLKKVGGIILISHPQNRGYGASLKTGLKKAAGEWIFITDADGTYPIEKLIEFWEWKDRYDMIVGARDPMSQNISLFRKPGKMVLSTLAQYLVGQRIPDLNSGMRLFRKELGMEFYHLYPQGFSFTITITLGSMVNNYSVKFIPIEYAARKGKSKMNVVKDGLNFIGLILRVVTYFKPSKTLLPLGLGLIILGVSIGVYSYFYLEQFMDATVTLLILGGIQMFIFSILAQLIVKNRGYHV; the protein is encoded by the coding sequence ATGGTGATCGATGATCATATCATCGGACATCTTTCGTACAACGCTCAAATGATGAGTATGGCCAATCCAAAAACATCAATAGAAAAAATTGAATTGAGCATAATCATTCCAGCCTATAATGAGGAGCATGGGATTTTTGATACCGTCGGAAGAGTAAAAAAATCGCTGGATCGTATCCATTTAAACGCGGAAATTATTATCATAGATGATGGGTCAACCGATAACACTCTTGAAGTGTTGAAAAAAGTGGGGGGGATAATACTCATATCTCATCCCCAGAATCGAGGATATGGAGCGTCTCTCAAGACAGGATTAAAAAAAGCCGCTGGGGAATGGATATTTATAACGGACGCGGACGGGACCTATCCTATCGAAAAGTTGATTGAGTTTTGGGAATGGAAAGATAGATATGATATGATCGTCGGTGCCCGGGACCCGATGAGCCAGAATATTTCTTTATTCAGAAAACCAGGTAAAATGGTCCTATCTACACTTGCTCAATACCTGGTCGGACAACGAATACCTGATCTAAATTCGGGCATGAGGCTGTTTCGAAAGGAGTTAGGAATGGAATTCTATCATTTGTATCCTCAGGGGTTTTCATTCACTATCACAATTACTTTAGGGTCGATGGTGAACAATTATTCTGTAAAGTTTATTCCTATCGAATATGCGGCACGCAAGGGAAAATCAAAGATGAATGTGGTGAAGGATGGGTTGAATTTCATCGGTCTAATCCTGAGAGTGGTTACCTATTTCAAACCTAGCAAAACTCTACTGCCTCTCGGTTTAGGCTTGATTATACTTGGGGTTAGCATTGGAGTTTACAGCTATTTTTATTTGGAACAATTTATGGACGCCACTGTCACGCTCCTCATTCTTGGAGGAATCCAAATGTTCATTTTTTCTATTTTGGCCCAACTAATTGTTAAGAATCGAGGATACCATGTCTGA